Part of the Pirellulales bacterium genome is shown below.
TCAGCCACGAACATCACGTCAGCGGCCTGGGCATCGACTGCCGATATTGCCACACCACGGTCGAAACGTCGGCCTTTGCGGGGCTGCCGGCCACGGAAATCTGCATGAGCTGCCATTCGCAGATATGGAAAGACAGCCCGATGCTGGAGCCGGTGCGCGAGAGCTTTCGCACCGGCAAGCCGCTGCGTTGGACGCGCGTGCATGATTTGCCCGACTTCGTCTATTTCAACCACAGCATCCACATTTCCAAGGGCATCGGCTGCGAAAGCTGTCATGGCCGCGTCGATCAGATGCCGCTGATGCGGCGGGCCGCGTCGCTGCAAATGGCCTGGTGCCTCGATTGTCACGAGCGGCCCGAAGGCGCCATCCGGCCGCGGGGCGATGTGTTTCACTTCGGCAAAGACGCGCATCCCGTGTCGCACGAGGACGCCGTGCGGTTGATGAAGGAGCATG
Proteins encoded:
- a CDS encoding cytochrome c3 family protein; translation: MAQVFHPSMNTFSKATIFGALFVLVALAFLADRIERSPYVTEVDVFREQPVPFSHEHHVSGLGIDCRYCHTTVETSAFAGLPATEICMSCHSQIWKDSPMLEPVRESFRTGKPLRWTRVHDLPDFVYFNHSIHISKGIGCESCHGRVDQMPLMRRAASLQMAWCLDCHERPEGAIRPRGDVFHFGKDAHPVSHEDAVRLMKEHGVETEQLLDCWTCHR